Proteins encoded in a region of the Mesoflavibacter profundi genome:
- a CDS encoding peptidoglycan DD-metalloendopeptidase family protein codes for MLTEKLLKTIQPASINVIDSSIKKSDYIPIDLSKNNNDLLQFDVSSSSAWEKYINDYLKSNQKELAYGGYLETRNLYDRSSYFNTVSKENQRNIHIGLDLWCPANTNVLAAFNGVVHSFNNNTNFGDYGPTIILKHQIDNFSFYTLYGHLSINSLEKLAKGKEVKQGEVIAQLGTAEVNGDYAPHLHFQIIIDIEEKEGDYPGVCSLKDLDFYTKNTIDPKLVLGLD; via the coding sequence ATGCTAACTGAAAAATTACTTAAAACTATCCAACCTGCTTCAATTAATGTAATTGATTCTTCAATTAAAAAGTCAGATTATATTCCAATCGATTTGTCTAAAAATAACAACGATTTGTTGCAGTTTGACGTGTCTTCTTCTAGTGCTTGGGAAAAATATATTAATGACTATTTAAAATCAAATCAAAAAGAATTAGCGTATGGTGGTTATTTAGAAACTAGAAATCTATACGACAGAAGTAGTTATTTTAATACTGTATCTAAAGAAAATCAAAGAAATATTCATATAGGACTTGATTTATGGTGTCCAGCAAACACAAACGTTTTAGCTGCTTTTAATGGTGTTGTACATAGTTTTAATAACAACACAAATTTTGGTGATTATGGACCTACAATAATTTTAAAACACCAAATAGACAATTTTAGTTTTTACACTTTATACGGACATTTATCTATAAATTCTTTAGAAAAATTAGCTAAAGGTAAAGAGGTTAAGCAAGGTGAAGTTATAGCGCAATTAGGAACAGCCGAAGTAAACGGAGATTACGCGCCACATCTTCATTTTCAAATTATTATTGACATAGAAGAAAAAGAAGGAGATTATCCTGGTGTTTGTAGTCTTAAAGATTTAGATTTTTATACTAAAAACACAATAGATCCAAAATTAGTTTTAGGTTTAGATTAA
- a CDS encoding phosphatase PAP2 family protein yields the protein MLEQLLELDQQLFLYLNNLGSPTWDGFWLFYTDKLHWIPFYAVLFFFMYKKRNDKSIILTAVVVALMILFTDQVTNLFKHGLQRPRPCHVEELSNVMRLVKSWCGGAYGYFSGHASNSMAVAIFSGMMLKYRFKYLIYFMIIWAIAMGFSRIYIGVHYPLDVLTGMIFGGLSGYMFYRFEGYLHKRFTLR from the coding sequence ATGCTTGAACAACTTTTAGAACTAGATCAACAACTTTTTTTATATTTAAATAACTTAGGAAGTCCAACTTGGGACGGATTTTGGCTATTTTATACAGATAAATTACATTGGATTCCTTTTTACGCTGTCCTTTTCTTTTTTATGTATAAAAAAAGAAATGATAAATCTATTATTCTAACCGCAGTTGTTGTAGCGTTAATGATCTTATTTACAGATCAAGTAACAAACTTATTTAAGCATGGTTTGCAACGACCAAGACCTTGTCATGTAGAAGAATTATCTAATGTAATGCGATTAGTAAAATCTTGGTGTGGCGGCGCATATGGCTATTTTTCTGGACATGCAAGTAATAGTATGGCAGTTGCTATATTTTCTGGAATGATGTTAAAATATCGTTTTAAATACTTGATATATTTTATGATAATTTGGGCTATTGCAATGGGCTTTAGTCGTATCTATATTGGTGTGCATTACCCATTAGATGTACTTACAGGAATGATTTTTGGCGGACTTTCAGGATATATGTTTTATAGGTTTGAAGGCTACTTACATAAGCGTTTTACACTTAGATAA
- a CDS encoding glycosyltransferase family 2 protein — translation MNYEFTIIVPVYNEEDNLARVEKELLAYTKIATKTTKILFVNDGSKDKSQQLIEDICNRNEAFYYILFKENRGLSAAIKAGFDYTDTPFVGYIDSDLQTAPSDFNLLLEHINEYQLVTGVRANRKDSFVKNMSSKIANGIRRAFTKDGMDDTGCPLKVIRTDYAKRIPMFKGLHRFLPAMILLQNGKVKQVPVQHFPRIAGQAKFGLWNRLLGPLMDCFAYLWMKKKYINYEVAKKK, via the coding sequence ATGAATTACGAATTTACAATTATAGTTCCTGTTTATAATGAAGAGGACAATTTAGCAAGAGTAGAAAAAGAACTTTTAGCTTACACAAAAATAGCTACTAAGACTACTAAAATCTTATTTGTAAATGATGGTTCTAAGGATAAAAGCCAGCAATTAATAGAAGACATTTGTAATCGTAATGAGGCTTTTTACTACATTCTTTTTAAAGAAAATAGAGGTTTAAGTGCTGCAATAAAAGCAGGCTTTGATTACACAGATACACCTTTTGTTGGTTATATAGATTCGGATTTACAAACTGCGCCTTCAGATTTTAATTTACTTTTAGAACATATTAATGAGTATCAATTAGTAACTGGCGTACGTGCAAATCGTAAGGATAGTTTTGTAAAAAATATGTCGTCTAAAATTGCAAATGGTATTAGACGTGCTTTTACAAAAGACGGTATGGACGATACTGGTTGCCCATTAAAAGTAATACGAACAGATTACGCCAAACGCATACCAATGTTTAAAGGACTACATCGTTTTTTACCGGCTATGATATTATTACAAAACGGTAAAGTAAAACAAGTTCCTGTGCAACATTTTCCTCGTATTGCTGGTCAAGCTAAATTTGGGCTTTGGAATAGGCTTTTAGGTCCATTAATGGATTGTTTTGCATATTTATGGATGAAAAAAAAGTACATTAATTACGAAGTTGCTAAGAAAAAATAG
- the meaB gene encoding methylmalonyl Co-A mutase-associated GTPase MeaB, translating to MAKKSQHKSALSEKEGVLDTKSTNAKAIAKLKAKRKSKRNTQDLINALLNGDITALSQAITIVESKNPNHNSQANQIIKACLPHANKSVRIGITGVPGVGKSTFIEAFGNYLTTQEKKVAVLAVDPSSTLTKGSILGDKTRMESLVNNPNAYIRPSASGDSLGGVARKTRETIILCEAAGFNTILIETVGVGQSETAVHSMVDFFLLLKLAGAGDELQGIKRGIIEMADAIAINKADGDNLKAAKLAKVEFNRALHLYPPKASTWQPKVTLCSGLKNEGIDNIWSVINDYILLTTENSFFNHKRKEQNKFWLLQTIEEQLKSDFFNHPTIKIELQKQLDLIEANKTTPFVAAEYLLGLK from the coding sequence TTGGCAAAAAAATCGCAACATAAATCGGCATTATCAGAAAAAGAAGGTGTTTTAGACACTAAAAGTACTAATGCCAAAGCTATTGCAAAATTAAAAGCCAAACGTAAGTCTAAACGCAATACGCAAGATCTAATTAATGCGTTACTAAACGGAGATATCACTGCACTAAGCCAAGCTATTACTATTGTAGAAAGTAAAAATCCTAACCATAATTCTCAAGCAAATCAAATTATTAAAGCTTGCTTACCGCATGCTAACAAATCAGTTAGGATTGGTATTACAGGCGTTCCTGGTGTTGGAAAAAGTACTTTTATAGAAGCTTTTGGTAATTATCTAACGACTCAAGAAAAAAAAGTAGCTGTTCTTGCGGTAGATCCAAGTAGTACTTTAACCAAAGGAAGTATTTTAGGTGATAAAACTAGAATGGAATCTTTAGTAAATAATCCTAATGCTTACATACGTCCTTCAGCTTCTGGAGATTCACTTGGTGGCGTAGCCAGAAAAACTAGAGAAACTATAATATTATGTGAAGCTGCTGGATTCAATACTATTTTAATTGAAACTGTTGGTGTTGGACAAAGTGAAACTGCTGTACATAGCATGGTAGATTTCTTTCTACTTTTAAAATTAGCTGGTGCAGGAGACGAATTACAAGGTATAAAACGTGGAATTATTGAAATGGCAGATGCTATTGCTATTAATAAAGCCGACGGAGACAATCTAAAAGCTGCTAAACTAGCTAAAGTTGAATTTAACCGTGCTTTACATCTTTATCCTCCTAAAGCTTCTACTTGGCAACCTAAAGTCACTTTGTGTAGCGGACTAAAAAATGAAGGTATTGATAATATTTGGTCTGTAATTAATGATTACATTTTATTAACTACAGAAAATTCGTTTTTTAATCATAAACGAAAAGAACAAAATAAATTTTGGCTACTTCAAACTATTGAAGAACAATTAAAAAGTGATTTTTTTAATCATCCTACCATAAAAATAGAATTACAAAAACAATTGGATTTAATAGAAGCTAATAAAACTACACCTTTTGTTGCTGCTGAATATTTATTAGGATTAAAATAA
- a CDS encoding MFS transporter, with protein sequence MQQQFKVFKIIHIALVIGLILAYIVLNNNSIDIKNLSFPKVNSEDLFYALIPLIAYFISQLLYKQLISKIDTTQDQQQILLNYQSANIARWAIIEGAAFLILILKPEFILFGCILIIYLALLHPTEYKYKRDLNLFS encoded by the coding sequence ATGCAACAACAATTTAAAGTTTTTAAAATTATCCATATAGCCTTAGTAATAGGTCTTATACTAGCTTATATTGTATTAAACAATAATAGTATTGATATTAAAAATTTATCTTTTCCAAAAGTGAATAGTGAAGATTTATTTTATGCTTTAATACCCTTAATCGCATATTTTATTAGTCAATTACTATATAAACAATTAATTTCTAAAATTGATACTACTCAAGACCAACAACAGATTTTACTAAATTATCAAAGCGCCAATATTGCTAGATGGGCAATTATTGAAGGTGCAGCTTTTTTAATTTTAATTCTAAAACCAGAATTTATCTTGTTTGGATGTATTCTAATAATATACCTAGCTTTATTACATCCTACAGAATATAAATACAAAAGAGATTTAAACCTTTTTAGTTAA
- a CDS encoding lipid-A-disaccharide synthase N-terminal domain-containing protein, producing the protein MSDWLIYSIGFLAQILFSSRLIIQWITSEKQKKVITPTLFWTLSLIASFLLFIYGYLRNDFAIMLGQGLTYYIYIRNLQLQNQWKNYPKLMQWILLLMPVFVTVFYFNNNEIDTVKLFKNEAIPLWLLLLGIISQIVFTFRFVYQWMYSEKHKESSLPFGFWALSLIGSILILTYAIFRKDPVLLVGHLLGATIYVRNLIILKKQYA; encoded by the coding sequence ATGAGTGATTGGTTAATTTATAGTATTGGCTTTTTAGCGCAAATCTTATTTTCTTCTAGGTTAATTATACAATGGATTACTAGCGAAAAGCAAAAAAAAGTTATAACACCTACTCTATTTTGGACTTTAAGTTTAATAGCTTCTTTCCTGTTATTTATTTATGGCTATTTACGTAATGACTTTGCAATAATGCTCGGTCAAGGCTTAACGTATTATATCTACATTAGAAATCTTCAACTACAAAATCAATGGAAAAACTATCCAAAACTAATGCAATGGATATTGTTATTAATGCCTGTTTTTGTTACCGTTTTCTATTTTAATAATAATGAAATTGATACTGTAAAACTATTTAAAAACGAAGCTATTCCACTTTGGTTATTGCTTTTAGGAATAATATCGCAAATTGTATTTACCTTTAGATTTGTGTACCAATGGATGTATTCTGAAAAACATAAAGAATCTTCCTTACCTTTTGGCTTTTGGGCATTAAGTTTAATTGGATCTATTCTTATTTTAACGTACGCTATTTTTAGAAAAGATCCAGTGCTTTTAGTCGGTCATTTACTTGGTGCTACCATTTACGTAAGAAATCTAATAATTTTAAAAAAACAATATGCCTAA
- a CDS encoding DUF2911 domain-containing protein produces MNTFLKWVIYALILLAISVLGYQFFTKTGVFEQRLSPPKTVAFKVDDLKLEVFYNRPSKRNRQIFGALVPFDQVWRTGANEATTFETNQDLTIQGMYLPKGKYTIWTVPMEKTWKVMFNSKLYEWGVNEKMEPMWDPNFDIIEAEVPVEKLKSPVEQFTIAFDNSTDDLKMTMAWDIVKIEIPLNR; encoded by the coding sequence ATGAATACATTTTTAAAGTGGGTAATTTACGCATTAATACTTTTAGCAATTTCGGTATTAGGATATCAATTTTTTACAAAAACTGGTGTTTTTGAACAGCGTTTAAGTCCACCTAAAACTGTTGCATTTAAAGTAGACGATTTAAAATTAGAAGTATTTTACAATAGACCTTCTAAAAGAAACCGTCAAATTTTTGGTGCTTTAGTCCCATTTGATCAAGTTTGGAGAACTGGTGCAAACGAAGCTACTACTTTTGAAACTAATCAAGACCTAACAATTCAAGGCATGTATCTTCCTAAAGGAAAATACACAATTTGGACTGTTCCAATGGAAAAGACCTGGAAAGTTATGTTTAATTCTAAACTATACGAATGGGGAGTAAATGAAAAAATGGAACCAATGTGGGATCCAAATTTTGATATTATCGAAGCTGAAGTTCCTGTAGAGAAATTAAAAAGTCCTGTAGAGCAATTTACTATCGCATTTGATAACTCCACAGATGATTTAAAAATGACTATGGCTTGGGATATTGTTAAAATAGAAATCCCTTTAAATAGATAA
- a CDS encoding ArnT family glycosyltransferase, with protein MPKYIKSNPIVILCLFISIMLLPNLDSLQVTIMEARNFITAREMITDNNWLLTTMNGVPRYQKPPLPTWLTAFSGLVFGVKSVFGMRLPAILMVMVLAIFTFKLSKFILKSRAHSAINAFILITSFYVIGITIEAPWDVFTHGFMMVAIYYLFLLFKNETVNWQHVILASLGIAASLLSKGPVSFYALLLPFLIAFALTFKFNNITYKLPALITILVLALILGGSWYLYVRLEDPKTFEAITSKETANWTSYNVRPFYYYWSFFTQSGIWTIPAFIGLLYPYMKRRAIHYKAYKFTFLWTVIAVILLSIIPEKKSRYLMPVLIPLALNTGFYIEYLFRRFKYLDSKKETIPVYFNFILIAIIGLVAPFGLAYLFYEQFHNHIVTFSVFGFVLLVISILILTQLYKKKIKHVFLLTVVFFASIFTFGLPVFKTFTSENYKPISKLLQKNETDGIKTYSFGDATPETIWQYGEKIPTIHNLNTIESLPKDSKFGLLTYGLSKEHMDVLNPYFNIEKINRFDLNEAEPESRQYKDRLTFDYYELSRK; from the coding sequence ATGCCTAAATACATAAAAAGTAATCCAATTGTAATACTGTGTTTATTTATTAGCATTATGTTGCTACCAAATCTAGACAGTTTACAAGTTACAATTATGGAAGCGCGTAATTTTATTACCGCTAGAGAAATGATTACAGATAACAATTGGTTACTAACCACAATGAATGGTGTACCACGTTATCAAAAACCACCTTTACCAACGTGGCTTACTGCATTTTCTGGATTAGTATTTGGTGTAAAGAGCGTTTTTGGAATGCGATTACCAGCTATATTAATGGTTATGGTTTTAGCTATTTTCACCTTTAAATTGTCTAAATTCATTTTAAAAAGTAGAGCGCATAGTGCTATAAATGCTTTTATTTTAATTACCTCTTTTTATGTAATTGGCATTACCATAGAAGCACCTTGGGATGTTTTTACTCACGGATTTATGATGGTGGCTATTTACTATTTGTTTCTTTTATTTAAAAATGAAACTGTTAATTGGCAACACGTCATTTTAGCAAGTTTAGGTATTGCTGCTTCCTTATTAAGTAAAGGACCTGTTTCGTTTTACGCACTGTTATTACCGTTTTTAATTGCGTTTGCACTAACATTTAAATTCAATAATATAACATATAAACTACCAGCTTTAATTACTATTTTGGTACTTGCTCTAATTTTAGGCGGTAGTTGGTATTTATACGTAAGACTAGAAGATCCTAAAACTTTTGAAGCTATAACAAGTAAAGAAACTGCAAATTGGACAAGCTACAATGTTAGACCTTTTTATTATTATTGGAGCTTTTTTACGCAAAGCGGAATTTGGACTATTCCTGCATTTATTGGGTTATTGTATCCTTACATGAAACGTAGAGCTATTCATTACAAAGCTTATAAATTCACGTTTTTATGGACTGTAATTGCTGTTATCTTGCTTTCAATTATTCCAGAAAAAAAATCGAGATACTTAATGCCTGTTTTAATTCCGTTAGCACTAAATACGGGATTTTATATAGAATATTTATTTAGAAGATTTAAATATTTAGATAGCAAAAAAGAAACTATTCCAGTGTATTTCAATTTCATATTAATTGCAATTATAGGTCTAGTAGCTCCATTTGGATTAGCATATTTGTTTTATGAACAATTCCATAATCATATCGTTACCTTTTCTGTATTTGGATTTGTGCTTTTAGTTATTTCAATTTTAATATTAACGCAACTATACAAGAAGAAAATTAAGCATGTATTTTTACTAACAGTAGTCTTTTTTGCTTCTATTTTTACTTTTGGCTTACCTGTTTTTAAAACCTTTACAAGCGAAAACTATAAACCAATTTCTAAGTTATTACAGAAGAATGAAACCGACGGTATTAAAACTTATAGCTTTGGTGATGCTACTCCAGAAACCATTTGGCAGTACGGTGAAAAAATTCCAACAATTCATAATTTAAATACTATTGAAAGTCTTCCAAAAGACTCAAAATTTGGATTGTTAACTTACGGATTATCTAAAGAACATATGGATGTCTTAAATCCATATTTCAACATTGAAAAGATAAATCGTTTTGATTTAAATGAAGCGGAACCTGAAAGTCGCCAATACAAAGACCGATTGACGTTTGACTATTATGAATTAAGCAGAAAATAA
- a CDS encoding NAD-dependent epimerase/dehydratase family protein, whose protein sequence is MNILVTGAAGFIGSHTAERLQELGHHVIGVDNFNDYYSLELKQLNENALKDKGISVMHLDLRDANALEKLPKHINYIFHYAAQPGISVTSTFEDYFTNNVIATKNLIDYALQLEDLKLFVNIATSSIYGLEATFTEDVAPKPASHYGVTKLTAEQLVLQKSREQQFKSCSLRLYSVIGPRERPEKMYTKLIACGLNDEAFPLYEGSDKHLRSFTYVGDIVDGVVSVIDNENKVNGEIINLGTEVEHTTKEGIEAVEQVLGKSIKIEVIPKRAGDQLRTKANIDKARTLLNYNPKTTLLEAVKKQVEWYKENF, encoded by the coding sequence ATGAATATATTAGTTACAGGAGCAGCAGGATTTATAGGTTCTCATACCGCAGAACGTTTACAAGAATTAGGACATCATGTTATTGGAGTAGATAATTTTAATGATTATTACAGTTTAGAATTAAAACAACTAAATGAAAATGCTTTAAAAGACAAAGGTATTTCTGTTATGCATTTAGATTTAAGAGATGCTAATGCTTTAGAAAAATTACCTAAGCATATAAACTATATTTTTCATTACGCTGCACAACCAGGAATATCTGTAACATCTACTTTTGAAGATTATTTTACTAACAATGTAATTGCAACTAAAAACCTTATTGACTATGCTTTACAATTAGAAGATTTAAAATTGTTTGTAAACATAGCAACATCTTCTATTTATGGCTTAGAGGCTACGTTCACCGAAGATGTAGCGCCAAAACCTGCTTCGCATTATGGTGTAACCAAGTTAACTGCTGAACAATTAGTACTTCAAAAAAGCAGAGAACAGCAGTTTAAATCTTGTTCTTTAAGGTTGTATTCTGTCATTGGTCCACGTGAACGTCCAGAGAAAATGTACACTAAGCTTATTGCTTGTGGTTTAAATGATGAAGCTTTTCCTTTGTATGAAGGCAGTGATAAACATTTACGAAGCTTTACTTATGTAGGCGATATTGTTGATGGTGTTGTAAGCGTTATTGATAATGAAAATAAAGTAAATGGCGAAATTATTAACCTAGGAACAGAAGTTGAACATACGACCAAAGAAGGTATAGAAGCAGTAGAACAAGTTCTAGGAAAATCTATAAAAATTGAAGTTATCCCTAAACGTGCAGGTGATCAATTACGTACAAAAGCTAATATAGATAAAGCTAGAACGCTACTTAATTATAATCCAAAAACAACCTTGTTAGAAGCGGTAAAGAAGCAAGTAGAATGGTATAAGGAAAACTTTTAG